TCCTCCATTGAACGATCAAGGATTACTTCTCCTTTACCTACAGATTCAAATAACTTCGAATCTGTTGAAGTAACAAAAGCAACACTATGCTGCTTCTCTTCCGTATCGTTCACAAAGCCCATTTGAATCGAAAATGCCATTGCATCTTTCTGTTTGTTTAATATGTCTGTTTGCGCATCTACATCTATTCTCGAAAGATTGTACGTTTCATTCGCATCCGCATTCATATAGAATTGTCCGTCTGGTAAATCCTTTATCAAAGCTGCATTATCTTGGGATAGCCCATTTGATAATCCTGAAATGATAAATGTTAAAAAGCTGACTAAAAATATGATTGATCCTAATATCGTAAACTTCGCTTTATTCTTCTTCATTTCTTTCCATGCAATATTCATTTTTACGCCTCCGTATTTTCCTGATAACTAGAGTATATTATCGCTAGGTGAACGGAAGATGAACACAGTGTTACGCATATGTAGAATTTAGTCGAGGAATTATTATAATGAATTTTTTGAAGGAAACCACGTCTGTTGATTAACCACTTACTTACACAAGATACTTGTAAGGAAAGCATTAAAATCTTCGTTAGAATTTGTTTGTTTTCGTTTCTATTTGGACGAAGATACAATTTCGGGCACACAGCGTTTTTTATTACAGGTAATATAGAACGGATTTTTTCTAAAGTCCATCTTAGTTATAGCTAGGATTTTCGCTCCAGGGCGGACACTTTCCGCCGGGTGAGCGATGAGCCATCACCGTCGCATACGCGCCGTTGTGATGGCTCATCTGTCTCACTCATGAGGCCACTGAAAAAGTCCAATTTTCCCGAAAATGAAAATTCCATAAAAACTCATTCCCAAAAAAGTACTATTCTTAGCTACTAAAGTGGGGGTAACTCTACTTATTCTCAAGGTTTATACCTATGAAAGTGGGGGTAAGAATTTTCAAGATTTTTAAATTCAAATTTTTAGTCACTTTTTCAGTGGCCTCTCACTCATCCGGCAGGAGTCGCCGCCCTTTCGCTCCAATCAATTTGGCTTGCTGGCTATTCTGTGCGTGCCGTCGCGTCGTTACCACGGGATAGGTGCTTTCTATCATAAGATGATGCCACTTTTTGCTAATCGCAAGATAGCTACCGTTATGTTCTATTTCCGTAGTGTACACTTTATAAGTGTCATCCCATGCCAAGTAAAATCTATATTAAGAGACAGTGGTCACATTAAAACGTGTTTTAACTTATTCACTTATCGGTTTTTATTTTAAAGAATAATACTACATTATGTGGATTTAGCGCGGCGGTAAATCGCATTTGCGACGAGCTTGCGCAGGAGCAACTTCTTTTCTGCGACGAGCGAGCATGAGACTCCTGCGGGAATAGCGTTAGCCGAAGACCCACCTGAAGCGCTTAAATAGGAAGGAAGGCTAATGACGCCTCCTCCTGAGGCTGAGGAAACTCCCACGGAAAGCGAATACCAGAGCGCTAAATCCCGGTGGTTACTATTTAGATTACATGTTGCGCACTATATAAATAATGCGTTCTTTGCCGACTTTAATAAGTTCGATGCTAGTTTATATAGATACTCTGCATCGATAGAATTAAGCAGGAATTTATAGAACTATACACATTAATAACTTTAGGTAATTTTAACTATTGATACTAGAGAAACTTCCTATATAATCAATTCTTGTGTTTTAAAAAAAAGGAAAAGGATGGGGATAAATGAAAAGAACCCTTACAGCAGTTTTAGCATCCGCAATGCTATTATTATCTGCATGCTCAGCAAACTCAGATACAAAAGAAGCGGAAGTTAATAAGAAAGTAGATACAAAAGCGTCAGCCGAAACTACTGTGGCAGTTAAACCACCAACAATTGAAGGTAAAGATTTTGATGAAATGGGTGGAGCAGATGCTTATGCATTTGCAGGGGATAACAAGAATTCTCGCTACTACAAAACACCAGATTTTTATCATGCAAAGTCCGATGATCAGTTACTTATTATAGAAAACTTTAAAACGTTCCAACAAACGACAGAATGGTCTTGTGGTCCAGCTACATCCTTAATGGTAGCAAATCATTTTGGTGTAACGGATTTAACGGAGATGGATATTGCTGAAAAAATGAAAGCAATGACGGATTTAGATACACCAGGAGCTAAGCCTGGTTCAGCAAACAACTTTCCCGAATACGGTTCGGATGTTGGCCAACTCAATGGTTTCTTCTCGAGTCTAGAGGGGTTTGAAGTAGTCGATACAAGCTATCGTGAGAATGTTGCAGCATCTGATTTAATTAAGGATACAGATGGTGCTACAGAAAATAACGTAGGTAACCTTCCTGCTACATTCACTTGGAATAGCTTATATGCTTCCGAAAACACTGATACTACAGAGGCTTGGGTAAAAGATGCAAAGGATAGCTATTTTGTAAAATGGTTAACAGGCCACATATCAAACAATCGTCCTATTATGGTCGAATGGTCAGACTGGGACGGGCATTGGCAAGCAATTATCGGTTACGATAATAATGGTACACCAGGTATTGGTGATGATATGTTAATCTTTGCTGATCCTTATGATACTTCAGATCAATGGCAAGATGGCTATTATTTCTATCCATTAGAGCGCTGGTTTGCACAATGGAATGACCGCAACATTGCACCAAAACCATTCCAATTACAACCATATATCGTTGTTGATAAAAAGAAATAATTCAATAACTAAAAAGGTCGACTTAATTCATTTAGGTGAATTTTGTCGATTTTATTATTTAGGCCCACATCTGTTGATTAACTATTTTCTTACATTTTTGCAAAAAGGGTTCATAGAATCCATTTGCATTTACACGTTTTCGGTTTACTTTGGACACTTTAATAATAGTACGACTTAGTAACCGCTAGGATTTCCGCTCTAAGCGGACGCTTTTCGCGGCCTCGCAATGAGCCCGCTGGAGTCGCCGCCTGTCGCTCCAATCCAATGAAGTTTGCTAGCTCAATCAGTGCGATTGTCCTCCAATATTAAGGCATATGCTCAACATTGAAATAGGGCACCATTAATAAGCACATCTCTTGCCAAGTAAAGGCTTTACTAAGAGATGTTTGTCGCGCTCGGAATAGATTTTGTCGCTTTCAAAGGGTAGTATGTCGCGTTCATAACCTGTTACGTCTCATACACCCATTTATTGGTTTTTTTAGAAAATGAGGAGACTTATTGCCGGAGCGCGTCGGGCCGCATGAGCCGAAAGATGAGACCCACTTGGGCACAGCACGTGTTGGCTCATGCAAGGTGCGGCAAGCGCGGAGGCATACTGCGCACAATTTCTAAAATATAATTTGTTGGTTAACTTTAGTTAATTCACATATGTTATTGGGAATAATTAGCTAATCAACAGACGTAATTTAGAGCAGGTATTCAAGTTAAGACTTTTTTCAAGAGTAATTTCTTTTCTTCCGTATATTGTTGATAATTTCTTCATTAGATTAGATTTCCCTTTTCAATAAAAAAGTGTTTTCTTTCTACAGAATTTCATCTGTAAAAGAAAACACTTTTATTCATAAATTTAAGAAACACTTTCTTGTAAGCTTCTTTTGACCTGCTTTGGAGCATCTATCTTCTGTCGCATTCTGACAAAAATATTATTAGAAATTAAAGCGAATATGATGAGCCCGACACCTATTACTTCATAAGATGTAATTTCATTGCCTTGAATACCCGAAATAACAAGCGTAGTAACAGGAACAAAGTTAATAAACAATAGACCATTTAAAGGAGAGAGGATACTAACTCCAATATTCCATCCTAGCAAGGCAATAACCCCAGGAAAAATAATCATGAAGGATAAATGCGGACTTACAATTTTGATTGTTTCCATTGTCGGTAAATCTATCTTTCCAGAAAGAGTTAATACAAAAACGATTACAGCCGCAGTTCCTGTTCCTAATAGACAGCTTAACGTTGAATAGCGTAGCGCAGACCAACCTCTAAACTTATTTCCTCCCATTGTATAAACAACCCATCCAATAACCGCTAATAAAATAAGGAAAAATGGAATGATATTATCTGTCGCAGATAAGAACGCACTTAAGTTTCCTTTCGTAATAACGAGCAAAGCGCCAATAAAAGCTAGTAATACACATACTAATGTGAATGTAAATGGTCTTCTTCTATGTAGTATCCAAAATATTACTATAGATATCATCGGCATTAAAGATTCCATAATAGAAGCAACCATTACCCCTGGCCCTCCTAAGAGATTTTCTCCAAAAAAGATTAGTAAGTTATATACA
The nucleotide sequence above comes from Psychrobacillus glaciei. Encoded proteins:
- a CDS encoding DMT family transporter, with the protein product MKNNILLGTFLCFIASVSWGAMFPVAHDAFKYIDPFYFTIFRYGTVTAILVVILLWKEGKQAFRFEGKGILLWFFGTMAFTVYNLLIFFGENLLGGPGVMVASIMESLMPMISIVIFWILHRRRPFTFTLVCVLLAFIGALLVITKGNLSAFLSATDNIIPFFLILLAVIGWVVYTMGGNKFRGWSALRYSTLSCLLGTGTAAVIVFVLTLSGKIDLPTMETIKIVSPHLSFMIIFPGVIALLGWNIGVSILSPLNGLLFINFVPVTTLVISGIQGNEITSYEVIGVGLIIFALISNNIFVRMRQKIDAPKQVKRSLQESVS
- a CDS encoding papain-like cysteine protease family protein yields the protein MKRTLTAVLASAMLLLSACSANSDTKEAEVNKKVDTKASAETTVAVKPPTIEGKDFDEMGGADAYAFAGDNKNSRYYKTPDFYHAKSDDQLLIIENFKTFQQTTEWSCGPATSLMVANHFGVTDLTEMDIAEKMKAMTDLDTPGAKPGSANNFPEYGSDVGQLNGFFSSLEGFEVVDTSYRENVAASDLIKDTDGATENNVGNLPATFTWNSLYASENTDTTEAWVKDAKDSYFVKWLTGHISNNRPIMVEWSDWDGHWQAIIGYDNNGTPGIGDDMLIFADPYDTSDQWQDGYYFYPLERWFAQWNDRNIAPKPFQLQPYIVVDKKK